From the Paenibacillus sp. MMS20-IR301 genome, the window GCCTTACCCCGCAGGTGCAGCTGCTGCCATGCTGAGTCACATAGAACTCCCTTAACGTTCTGATCATCTCCGGATGATGCCGCGCCAGAACCTTCATCACCGCGCCAGCTGCTGCTTCCTCTGCCCCATCGCCTTCCCGGGTTGACACCAGGAACGCTTTGTCCTCACAGACCGCTGCGCTAATCTTGTCGTAATCCGTCCGCTTCCGCACCGGCATATACAGCACCAGCTTCTTCACTTCACCGCTCTTACAGATATACTCTTCGAAATAATGCCCGTCATCCTGCTCAAACATGCTGGTTCTCAGCCACTTTAAATACAGATAATCCCACGCCAGTCCGATCTCGTTATCATCACTCCTGACAGCCGTCTTCGCGAAAGTTAAACTGAGTTCTGGAACCACAGTTATTTCTTCAAAAATCGTATGTATGAGCTTGTTCACCAGGCCAGAATCGTATTCCACAGCGAGCTTGTAACAGAATAAGCCGTCCTGCGGCTCTCCATCTCTGCCGAAGAGTCTGCCCTGGTATCCGGGTAAGTGAACATGCAGTGCATCTACCGCCTGCTGTTCTATGCCTTGCTGTCTGGGATGATAGAATTTCATGTGTAATGTCTTGGGGATAGTCTCTGCCGTTACAGTTACCTGTCTTACGGGTTCGCTGTCGAATCTGGGGAAGTAATAGCTGGCTTCGCTCTTCTGGTACGCCAGTGGTGTCATCGCGGTGGAGGATTTCACGTATTTGCAAAGAGCCTGCTGTGAGCTGTAGCCGCAAGTATAGGCGATCTCGGCAAGCGGGAGCTGTGAGTACTTGATTAAGCCGAGTGCCTCCGACAATCTGCGCTTGCGGATGTATTCTTTTACCGAATGGCCGGTATAGGTATAAAATTCACGGTATAGCTGCATGAGTGACGTATACCCGGCCTGTGCAGCCTGTTCAAGAGGAATATCCTCGTACAGATGCTTCTCGATGAAGTCGATGGATTGCCTGAAACGGGCGGATTTGTTCATTGATGTCCTCCGTATAGTGACTGCCGTACACTTAAATTACTGCAAGATATTTCAAGTTACTGCGAGATGCTCCAAATTGCTTGAAGCTTCAGCGGATTTACTTTTTAATTCCACAGAGGTTACGGGAACTCCTTCTCCCTATTTTCCAATATATAGATTCTTCATTTTCAAGTTAGACACCCCATACAACACCAAAAAGCCCAAGCCCCGCTTCCCCGGCAGGCTTGAGCTTCTTGCTTCACACTATTCCCCAATCGTCTTAATCACCGTATCAAACGGAGCCAGCTCCAGCGTATACACTCCATACTCCGTCTCGATCGACGCCCTCTGTACCTGGTCGCTGTTGTTGATCACCACAAGCCGTTTGCTCTCCGGATAATAGGCGCACTCCGTATACAGATTGTCAGGGATGTACTTCGTCTCCTCCAGCTCACCGCCCGCATAGCGGATCAGATTCAGCAGCAAGCGGGTATTCGCCCAGTTAAAGCTGAATGACGGCAGATAAATGCCCTTTCCTTTGCCGAAGCTATGGATAGACAATGTGATCTTACCTTCACTTTCACTCACCACCTCAGCCGCTCCGTCTGTCAGATACACGCCATTCTTCGGTGCTATGCTCGCTCCGTCAGGAATCAGGCCGTGATCATCGCTGGCCGAGAACGCCCACTTGCCATGAACCACTCTTGCACCGGTGTCCTCATCCACTCCCAGCACATGAGCCATGCGGAAGTAATGATCATAACTTTGCACAGCCGAAGGCTCGTTGACCCCGATAAAAGCTCCGCCCTCATACACCCACTGGGTCAGCAGGTCCACGCCCTTGCTGTCCTTCCAGTGATCCCCGCCGCTCCACGCTGAGCCCGCTGCTCCGGCGTTAATGACCACATCCACATGCTGCAGCACGCCCTGGCGGATATCCGCGAAATCAATAAACTGCACTTCCACCGGCAAGCCGGACAGCGCTTCATTAATATGAATCAGATCATGCATGTAGGTCTCATGAAAATGACCGGAGAGCGTCCACGATCTCAGCTTGCCCCAGGAATGCAGAACAGCCACCTTCGTCTTCACCTGATAAGGCTTGCCCTGCTGATGCAGCTCCTTAATTTCTCTGAATTCACCGGCAATCTTCCCGATATACTCGCAGAAGTCCGGATAGCCCTCCACCAGATGCAGATATCCGCCCAGGCCAATCCGGTCTATCGGCTCCCGCAGGAGGGCGCGGCGGATGTTGATCCAGTAGTTTTTGGCGTCCAGTGTAGGGTTTCCGCCTTCCATGAAGGTTGGCGCCCCTCCTAGACCGACCGGGAAAAGATAAGGATGCAGCCGGATTTCATGGGTGTCCACCTTGACCCCGGAGCACATCCGCGCTTCGTACCCCGAGAATACACATTTGATCATCCCGTCGAAGCCGAACTCCTGGAAACGGTCATTATAAGGCTCCGCCCCCACCCAGCTGTCATCATAGAAGACATACGCCAGCTTGCCGTGATTATGCACAATGTCGATCAGCTGCTTGCCGAACTTAATTACGAAGTTATTGATGAACGCCATCCAGTCGAGCTTGCGCTGCTCTGCCGGGATGTGGCTGACACGGTATTTGCCGCCGTTCACGAAATCCTCTGCCGTCAGGCTGTAGCCGTATTCCTTCGCGAACAGATCAAGCGCTCTGGCGCTTACCGTGAAATCGTACGAACCCCAATCCGAGAACAGATGGCGGTTGCGCTCACTGCTGCCCCAGATCCAGGCGAAGTTGTAGAAAAGCGAAGTGAAGCGCACCACGGTTGTTTCCCTATGCTGCTGGCACCAGTTCTCCATCCACTCCAGCAGGTACGCCTGCGTCTCCATGTACATCGGATCAATCTGCATCAGATGATCCTTGGTCCAGTTATTCGTCGTATGGTTATACATCGAGATCTCTTCCCAGATCCGGTAGGCGATGAAGCTCACCGTGTACTTATGCCAAGGGGCAATCCCGGTGATGACCACATTGCCTGATTCGCGGTCATAATTCCACTGTTCTCTTGGCACCTCTTCACTGGTCGTCCGGTCATACACCTGCCAGTACTTGAACGCTTCACGCGAATCATTGACTCTGAATTGCTCCGCGAAGAAATCCTCCATCAGGTAGACCGACAGGTAATCCTGTACTGCTACCTTCGGATTCGTAATCAGGAAGCTCTGCTGCAGCTTGTCCTGGTTACGGGACGCCCACTCATTATGGTCGCGGATAATACAGATGGTTGAATAAATGCCGTACCCCGCATTAATAATCTCACCCGACAGCTGTGTGCCGTCACTATCACGGATAACATCGGCTCCCCAGCGTTCGGCGAGCTCCAGCGTCAATGCCTCATAACCGGATTCGCCCGGCAGGGTGAAGGCTCCCTTGGATGCTCCACTCAACTTATTTCCCTCCCGCCTTCAGCATATCGGACAGGAAAGCCAGCGCTAAGCCCTGACCCCAGCCCTGAATCCAGTCTTTCGGGATATTGCGGTAGCCTTCCCGGTCCTTCATGACAGCTGTGCCGCCCGATACGCCAAGCACCCGGCCATCTTCGCTGATGCTCGCCAGAATGCCCTTTAACGCTTTTTGCACATATTTGGTATGCAGCGGGTTGCCGTTATTAATCATCGCCGCCGCAATTCCGCAGGAGGCCGATACCTCTTCATAGGATTCCTCATCGTCCAGCACTGTCCGCCACAGTCCGTTCTCCGTCTGCACCAGCTTCAGTGCCGCCAGCTGATCACGCAGGGAGCATTCCACATCCATACATTGCGGGTACAGATACCAGTCCTTCAGCAGCGGCTTGACCTGTGACATCGTGTATGCCCCCCAGGCATTTGCCCTGCCCCAGTACAGCCCGGACATATGATCCTGCTTCACATTATTGTAGCCGTGGTACCAGAAGCCTGTGCCAGGGTCCTGCAGATATTTGATATGCCAGTAATACTGGTTAAGGGCATCCTGGATCAGCTCCTGATCCTTCAGCTTGCTGCCTACACGCAGCAGGAAGAAGGCCGCCATGAACAGCGTATCCGCCCA encodes:
- the gnpA gene encoding 1,3-beta-galactosyl-N-acetylhexosamine phosphorylase — translated: MSGASKGAFTLPGESGYEALTLELAERWGADVIRDSDGTQLSGEIINAGYGIYSTICIIRDHNEWASRNQDKLQQSFLITNPKVAVQDYLSVYLMEDFFAEQFRVNDSREAFKYWQVYDRTTSEEVPREQWNYDRESGNVVITGIAPWHKYTVSFIAYRIWEEISMYNHTTNNWTKDHLMQIDPMYMETQAYLLEWMENWCQQHRETTVVRFTSLFYNFAWIWGSSERNRHLFSDWGSYDFTVSARALDLFAKEYGYSLTAEDFVNGGKYRVSHIPAEQRKLDWMAFINNFVIKFGKQLIDIVHNHGKLAYVFYDDSWVGAEPYNDRFQEFGFDGMIKCVFSGYEARMCSGVKVDTHEIRLHPYLFPVGLGGAPTFMEGGNPTLDAKNYWINIRRALLREPIDRIGLGGYLHLVEGYPDFCEYIGKIAGEFREIKELHQQGKPYQVKTKVAVLHSWGKLRSWTLSGHFHETYMHDLIHINEALSGLPVEVQFIDFADIRQGVLQHVDVVINAGAAGSAWSGGDHWKDSKGVDLLTQWVYEGGAFIGVNEPSAVQSYDHYFRMAHVLGVDEDTGARVVHGKWAFSASDDHGLIPDGASIAPKNGVYLTDGAAEVVSESEGKITLSIHSFGKGKGIYLPSFSFNWANTRLLLNLIRYAGGELEETKYIPDNLYTECAYYPESKRLVVINNSDQVQRASIETEYGVYTLELAPFDTVIKTIGE
- a CDS encoding glycoside hydrolase family 88 protein, coding for MLQVEYNREEILSIIDKVTNKTLAMDLTWDWPCGVAYYGVSRAYQITGNKEILDRLVQWADEYIELGLPDWTVNTCAMGHMLITLYEATGEQKYWDIAMSKVDYIRNSALRFGDNVLQHTVSVSNDFPEQAWADTLFMAAFFLLRVGSKLKDQELIQDALNQYYWHIKYLQDPGTGFWYHGYNNVKQDHMSGLYWGRANAWGAYTMSQVKPLLKDWYLYPQCMDVECSLRDQLAALKLVQTENGLWRTVLDDEESYEEVSASCGIAAAMINNGNPLHTKYVQKALKGILASISEDGRVLGVSGGTAVMKDREGYRNIPKDWIQGWGQGLALAFLSDMLKAGGK
- a CDS encoding AraC family transcriptional regulator → MNKSARFRQSIDFIEKHLYEDIPLEQAAQAGYTSLMQLYREFYTYTGHSVKEYIRKRRLSEALGLIKYSQLPLAEIAYTCGYSSQQALCKYVKSSTAMTPLAYQKSEASYYFPRFDSEPVRQVTVTAETIPKTLHMKFYHPRQQGIEQQAVDALHVHLPGYQGRLFGRDGEPQDGLFCYKLAVEYDSGLVNKLIHTIFEEITVVPELSLTFAKTAVRSDDNEIGLAWDYLYLKWLRTSMFEQDDGHYFEEYICKSGEVKKLVLYMPVRKRTDYDKISAAVCEDKAFLVSTREGDGAEEAAAGAVMKVLARHHPEMIRTLREFYVTQHGSSCTCGVRLEQPIELPLDTGLEVLQLAAGRYAVLERVNYSDSGVFIILLEAWIQENGWCREDQPACITYETGGQAESDAIMMKVWIKLKDVKNG